The Lycium barbarum isolate Lr01 chromosome 10, ASM1917538v2, whole genome shotgun sequence genome includes a region encoding these proteins:
- the LOC132614467 gene encoding pentatricopeptide repeat-containing protein PPR5 homolog, chloroplastic → MTMNLPYSFSGSGQLPSFQQPKLTHNPCLNLQSKRPAFYCVSTRPGRKSGQMTRNWSSSEAQELVSLVMRNFSDKKPLVSTLDKYVKLVRTEHCFLLFEQLGKTDNWLQCLEVFRWMQKQRWYIADNGVYSKLISVMGKKGQIRMAMWLFSEMRNSGCRPDTSVYNSVISAHLHSRDKSRALEKAMSYFEKMKGMERCSPSIVTYNILLRAFAQAKNVAQVDALLKVLDESIVTPDVFTFNGLMDAYGKNGMIKEMEHILSRMKSNQLKPDIITFNILIDSYGKKQDFQKMEQVFKSLLQSKEKPTIPTFNSMITNYGKARLREKAELVLEKMTDLGYKPSYITYECLIVMYGHCDCVAKARELFDKVLESEKEKKVSTLNSMLDTYCMNGLSMEAHVLFQSIHSAKTFPIDSSTYKLLYKAYTKANMKELVQKLLTCMDKDGIIPNKKFFLDALGAFGSAPTNQKAFGDNKGLSKQRDRVVSEKRKSSL, encoded by the exons ATGACAATGAATTTACCATATTCTTTTTCCGGATCGGGTCAACTTCCATCGTTTCAACAACCCAAATTGACCCACAATCCATGCCTAAATTTACAATCGAAAAGACCCGCTTTCTACTGTGTGTCGACCCGACCCGGGAGGAAGTCGGGTCAGATGACCCGTAACTGGTCATCCTCCGAGGCACAGGAGCTGGTGAGTTTGGTTATGAGGAATTTCAGTGATAAGAAGCCATTAGTGAGCACACTGGATAAGTATGTTAAGTTAGTGAGGACTGAACATTGTTTCTTGCTCTTTGAACAACTTGGCAAGACTGATAATTGGCTTCAATGTCTTGAG gttTTCAGATGGATGCAAAAACAACGGTGGTATATAGCGGATAATGGGGTTTATTCAAAGTTGATATCGGTGATGGGGAAGAAAGGGCAGATTAGAATGGCAATGTGGCTGTTCTCTGAGATGCGTAATAGCGGGTGCCGTCCAGATACCTCAGTGTACAATTCAGTCATTTCGGCCCATCTCCACTCTCGAGATAAATCCAGGGCCTTGGAAAAGGCTATGAGTTACTTTGAGAAGATGAAGGGAATGGAGCGTTGTAGTCCAAGTATTGTTACGTACAACATTCTTTTGAGAGCTTTTGCTCAGGCAAAAAATGTTGCACAGGTAGATGCTTTGTTGAAAGTTCTTGACGAGAGCATTGTCACTCCAGATGTATTCACGTTTAATGGTCTAATGGATGCCTATGGGAAAAATGGGATGATCAAGGAAATGGAGCACATCCTCTCTCGAATGAAGAGTAATCAGTTGAAACCAGATATTATTACTTTTAATATATTGATTGATTCATATGGGAAGAAGCAGGATTTTCAGAAGATGGAACAAGTTTTTAAAAGTTTGCTTCAATCCAAGGAAAAACCTACCATTCCCACGTTTAACTCAATGATAACAAACTATGGAAAAGCACGGCTCAGAGAAAAGGCTGAGTTAGTTCTTGAGAAAATGACTGACTTAGGTTATAAGCCAAGTTACATCACATATGAGTGCCTCATTGTGATGTATGGGCACTGCGACTGTGTTGCGAAAGCAAGAGAACTATTTGATAAGGTGCTAGAATCTGAGAAGGAGAAGAAGGTTTCAACATTGAATTCAATGCTTGATACGTATTGTATGAATGGTTTATCCATGGAAGCACATGTTCTTTTTCAGAGTATTCATTCAGCCAAAACTTTCCCCATAGACTCCTCAACCTATAAACTTCTATATAAAGCCTACACTAAAGCCAATATGAAGGAGCTTGTACAAAAACTGCTGACCTGTATGGACAAAGATGGGATTATCCCCAACAAGAAGTTCTTTCTTGATGCTTTGGGGGCCTTTGGGTCTGCACCAACCAATCAAAAGGCATTCGGTGATAATAAAGGATTGAGCAAGCAAAGGGATCGGGTCGTAAGTGAAAAAAGAAAGAGTAGCTTATAG
- the LOC132614605 gene encoding pentatricopeptide repeat-containing protein At2g22070 yields MNHQNSQSFGSQSHFYVSLLQDSLKSKHPFAIKLIHSRIIKSGVHVGVFMMNNLINGYAKTGFLSYARKVFDEMPVRDTSSWNTLLSGYSRKGEIIEACSIFKEMPYRDSVSWTTMIVGYNSVGRFKVAIQLFLEMVALNVLPTQYTFTSVLASCAAIRALHEGRKVHSFVVKFGLSSYVSVANSLLNMYTKSGDKIAARIVFDRIAVKNTSSWNSLISLYMQTGQVDLALAQFEQMNERDIVSWNSMVTGYNQHGFDLLALNMFSRMLKESSLEPDRYTLASALSACANLGELNVGKQIHAHLIRTEFDTSGAVGNSLICMYSRCGGVDIARNILEKNRESSLNVIAFTALLDGYIKLGDISPARKIFDSLKDRDVVVWTAMIVGYVQNGLNDDAMELFRLMIKEGPYPNNYTLAAMLSVCSSVASLNHGKQIHSAAIKAGEALSVSVSNALITMYAKAGNISCARRVFDLIHLNRDTVSWTSMILALAQHGRGAEAIQLFENMLALGMKPDHITYVGVLTACTHVGLVVQGRLYYKMMKEMHGIEPTSSHCACMIDLFGRAGLLEEAQDFIKNMPIEPDVIAWGSLLASCRVHKKVELAKVAADRLLSIDPENSGAYSALANVYSASGKWEEAAKIRKSMKDRQVKKEQGFSWIQIKNVTHVFGVEDALHPQRDAIYKTMEKIWKDIKKMGFVPDTESVLHDLDYEVKEQILRHHSEKLAIAFGLINTPENTTLRIMKNLRVCNDCHSAIKFISKLVGREIIVRDATRFHHFKGGVCSCRDYW; encoded by the coding sequence ATGAATCACCAAAACTCACAATCCTTTGGTTCTCAGTCACATTTTTATGTATCACTTCTCCAAGATAGCCTTAAATCAAAACACCCATTTGCCATAAAGTTAATCCATAGCCGTATAATTAAATCTGGTGTCCATGTAGGTGTTTTTATGATGAATAATCTCATTAATGGGTATGCAAAAACGGGGTTTTTATCGTATGCTCGTAaagtgtttgatgaaatgcctgtGAGAGATACTTCTTCTTGGAATACACTTTTATCTGGATATTCTAGAAAAGGTGAAATTATCGAAGCGTGTTCAATATTTAAGGAAATGCCTTATCGGGATTCTGTTTCTTGGACTACTATGATTGTTGGGTACAATTCCGTTGGTCGTTTTAAGGTTGCAATTCAGCTGTTTCTTGAGATGGTTGCATTGAATGTTTTACCGACACAGTACACATTTACGAGTGTTCTTGCCTCTTGTGCTGCAATTAGAGCATTACACGAGGGACGAAAAGTTCACTCCTTTGTTGTTAAATTTGGGTTGAGTAGTTATGTTTCCGTGGCGAATTCTTTGTTGAATATGTATACCAAGTCAGGGGATAAAATTGCAGCTCGAATCGTTTTTGACAGGATCGCAGTGAAGAACACCTCGAGCTGGAATTCATTGATCTCACTGTATATGCAGACTGGTCAGGTGGATTTAGCATTGGCACAATTTGAGCAAATGAATGAGCGTGACATAGTTTCGTGGAACTCAATGGTTACGGGCTATAATCAGCACGGCTTTGACCTTCTAGCTCTTAATATGTTTTCTAGAATGCTTAAAGAATCTTCATTGGAACCTGATAGATATACTTTAGCCAGTGCTTTATCAGCTTGTGCTAATCTTGGGGAATTAAATGTAGGAAAACAAATCCATGCTCATCTTATCAGAACTGAATTTGACACGTCAGGAGCTGTTGGGAATTCTTTGATTTGCATGTATTCCCGATGCGGTGGTGTAGACATTGCACGAAATATTTTAGAGAAAAATAGAGAGTCCAGTCTAAATGTAATTGCATTTACAGCACTACTGGATGGGTACATAAAGCTTGGTGATATAAGTCCTGCAAGGAAGATTTTTGACTCATTGAAGGACCGTGATGTAGTTGTCTGGACAGCCATGATTGTCGGTTATGTTCAAAATGGCCTTAATGATGATGCGATGGAACTCTTTAGGTTAATGATTAAAGAAGGGCCATACCCCAATAATTATACTCTAGCAGCAATGTTAAGTGTCTGTTCAAGCGTGGCATCCTTAAATCATGGTAAACAAATCCACTCAGCAGCGATTAAGGCAGGGGAAGCATTATCAGTTTCTGTTAGCAATGCCCTGATAACTATGTATGCCAAGGCTGGAAATATCAGCTGTGCGAGGAGAGTATTTGATTTGATACACCTGAACAGAGACACGGTCTCTTGGACTTCCATGATCTTGGCTTTAGCTCAACATGGACGTGGAGCAGAAGCCATACAATTGTTTGAGAATATGCTTGCACTTGGAATGAAGCCTGATCATATAACGTATGTTGGTGTTCTTACTGCTTGCACACATGTAGGATTGGTTGTTCAAGGCCGTCTTTATTACAAAATGATGAAAGAGATGCATGGAATTGAACCCACCTCAAGCCATTGTGCTTGCATGATTGATCTCTTTGGTCGTGCTGGGTTGCTAGAAGAAGCACAAGACTTCATAAAAAATATGCCAATCGAACCAGATGTGATTGCATGGGGTTCACTTTTAGCATCGTGTAGAGTTCACAAAAAGGTGGAGCTTGCAAAAGTTGCAGCTGACAGATTGCTTTCAATTGATCCTGAAAACAGTGGGGCCTACTCAGCACTTGCTAATGTGTATTCTGCTAGTGGAAAATGGGAGGAAGCTGCTAAGATCAGAAAATCAATGAAGGATAGACAGGTCAAGAAAGAACAAGGATTTAGCTGGATTCAAATAAAAAACGTAACCCATGTCTTTGGGGTAGAAGATGCGCTTCATCCGCAGAGAGATGCTATTTACAAGACAATGGAAAAAATCTGGAAAGATATAAAAAAGATGGGATTCGTTCCAGACACCGAATCAGTTCTGCATGATCTTGATTACGAGGTGAAAGAGCAGATTCTTAGACATCATAGTGAGAAGCTAGCAATTGCATTTGGGTTAATAAATACCCCGGAGAACACTACTTTAAGGATCATGAAGAACCTTCGAGTTTGTAATGACTGTCACTCGGCAATCAAATTTATCTCCAAACTTGTAGGGAGAGAAATTATTGTGAGGGATGCTACACGTTTTCACCATTTCAAAGGGGGTGTCTGCTCTTGTCGTGACTATTGGTAG